Part of the Notamacropus eugenii isolate mMacEug1 chromosome 5, mMacEug1.pri_v2, whole genome shotgun sequence genome is shown below.
CCCTCTgtctctagaatatcagggcagttttccttgataatttcatgaaagatgatgtctactctcctttttttgatcatggctttcaggtagtcccataatttttaaattgtctctcctggatattttttccaggtcagttgttttgccaatgaaatatttcgtattatctcccattttttctattcttttggtttttattggtaatttcttggtttctaatgaagtcattagcttccatctgctctattttcatttttaaagaactattttctttagtgagcttttgaagctccttttacatttggctaattttactttttaaagcatttttctcctcattggctttttgaacctctgttgccatttgggtcagtctatttttaaaagtgtttttttcatCAGCATTATTTTAGGTCTCCTTTCGCAAGGTGTTGACTCtctgttcatgattttcttgcatcactctcatttctcatcccaatttttccttcacctctcttgcttgattttcaaaatccttttataggtcttccatggcctgagaccattgcatacattttttggaggttttggattttgaagacttgacttttatgccttcttctgatggtatgcttttttcttcctcatccaaaatgacGGAAGAATATCCCTGTTAgtcaagaatgtaaccttctataggcttattttttcaccctttttggacatttttccagccatttacttgacttttgagtcctttgttaagtgaACGGTATACTATCTGGAACTGTACgttttcagttccttcaaggtggagCAATTAAGCAAGAGGaatttgctcctctcctggcctgcactctaggcttggagcaaccacaagcatttttttgtgtccagaatctatGAGTATGATTCCCTCTCcatagtcaccaccagctccaccatgccaaagctcttcctcactccaggtccgtTACTCAGACGTGAGACCCAAATCAGTCACTCTCTTCCCCCAGGGTCTTCAGGCCAAGGGTTCCAAAAGTGGATGTTGAGGccacagtggctgccactgccctggggccaggacCAGATGGCACTCCTCtcactcccaggtgaaagagttttcttaatgacctttgaagttgtcctTGTCGTTTTGGGGTTGAGAAATATGGGAACTGCAGATGCTACCCATGAGTCTGCATcctaaagcctgctccagtcccatcaGAGGCACGCACCAAGGATGGGATGCACTCTACTCTGCTCTGAGTGATAGActttttctgttggccttccatgctgtcttggaCAGGAAATATCTttaactctgtcattttgtagcttctgctactctagaatttgtttctggtcatttttacagatacttTATGGACCTGGGGGAGACCTAGTGTAGGTCCATGTTTCTACTCTTCCCTCTAGGCTCTGCCCCCCTCAAAGATTagttttttatgaaaaaaatttacaatcGATAACCCtttgttcaattgaatttaaaaaatgaaagaaaaaacctaaattaccaatatcacatgtgaaaagagtgaactcacccccaaggaggaggaaattgaaaggataattagaaattactttgcccaattgcATCCTCATAAGTTTCATAAtataagtgagatggatgaatatttgaaaagataaatatcccagattaacagaataggAAGTTGAATGCATAGTTAACcacatctcaggaaaagaaattgaataggccatcaatgaacttcaTAGGACAATATCTCCGGATCCAGagggatttaaaagtgaattctttaCAAGGTTCCAATACCGTAAAGAATATTTCGAGAAATTGGTAAAGaaaaagtcctaccaaattctttttatgatagaaacatatttattatatataaaccATAAAGAatcaaaatacagaaagaaaattatagaccaatttctcaaatgaatataggtggaaaaattttaaataagatattagtaaaaagaatgtagcaacttatcatgagaataatacattatgatcaggtaggatttataccaggaatgtagggctggttcaatattaggaaaattaatcaacattattgatcatatcaacaacaaaacttacagaaaccatatgattatctcaatagatgcattAAAAGGTTTTGCCAAAGTACAACAACCATACCTTCTGAAAAAACTGGAGAGCATGGAAATAAATGGAGActtccataaaataacaagcaaTATCtccctaaaactatcagcaagcattatatctAATAAGGATGATCTAGGtgcattttcagtaagatcaggggtgaaagaagggTGTCCAGtaccaccactgttattcaatatggttccagaaacattagctttagcaataagagaagaaaaaaaaaattgaagtacttagaacaggcaaagaagaaactatgttGTCACTCTTCGcaaataatatgatgatatacttagagaatccaagagaatcatGTTAAAAACtaactgaaataataaacaactttggcaaattagcaggttacaaaataaaaccacagaaaTCATATTCATTTCCTCATATCACTAACAAAGTCAAACAGGcatagatagaaagagacatcccatttaaagctactttcaacactataaaatatctcaGAGCACACCTGCCAGAAATGAACCCAGGgattatgtgaacacaattacaaaacatttttcacataagtaaattcagatctaagtaagtgggaaaacatcattTGATCCTTGGGAGGcagaactaatataataaaaatgacaattctatctaaagcaatttacttattcagtgccataccaaacaaacTACTAGATAATTATATTCTAGACCttgagaaaataatatcaaaattcatctggaagaacaaaaagtccagaatgtcaagggagttaatgaaaaatgctatggaAGCTGGCCTAGCCCTAAAAGATCAAAAAGTTTGTTagaaagcagaaatcatcaaaaccacttggtactgcctaagaaatagaggggtaggccagtggaatatgttaggtactcaagacacagtagtcagtaaatatagcaatctactgtttgataaatctatATATTCctgcttctggaataagaacacactgacaaaaagtgctgggaaaactggaaagcactgTGATGAAAACTGCAcgtagaacaatgcctgacaccatccacaagaataaagtccaaatggatatatgatcgaGGTATAATTATTGAtaatgtaaacaaattaggggagcaaggaatagtacaTTTGTCAGGTTtacggagaatggagaaatttttgagcaaacaaaagatagagaacattatgaaatacaaaatgtatacttttgattgcattaaattgaaaagtttttgcacaaacaaacacaatgcaacagatattaggaggaaagcaaaaaactgggaaagaatttttgcaaccagtgtatgtgataaaggcttcatttttaaaatatatagaaaattgagtcaaatgtacaataatgcaattattccccaactgataaatagtcaaaggttaagaacaggcagtttttagaggaagaaaataaagctacctctagccatatgaaaaaatgctctaaatcgctattgattagagagatgcaaatcaaaacaactctgaggttacACACTACGTGTATCAGGCTAACATCAAAAAagagtaaaatgataaatgttggaaaagatggagGACAGCTcgtacactaattcattgttggtggagttgtgagttgatccaaccattatggagagcaatttgcaactatgtccaaagggctttAACAATGTAcatttcctttgacccagcaatatccttTCTAgtactgtattccaaagaaatcacaaaaataggaaagggttccacatgtacaaaaatatttatagcagctctctttgtggtggccaagaactggaagtcaaggggatgtccatccattggggaatgatcAAAAAAGCTGTGGTATTTGAATATAaagcaatactattgtgctataagagatgattaacaggaaggtttcagagaagcctaggaggacttatatgaactcatgcaaagtgaaaggagtagaaccaggagaactttgcataCAGCAACAACtgcagtgtgggaggaattttccTGGTAAACTTTACCtttcacagtaatgcaagaacctaaaaaaatTTCCAGTAGAGTCGAGTCAAAACgttttccacatccagaaaaagaactatggaactggattgcagaatgaagcaggttattttctcttgtgatatgctatttgttttgttttgtttttcatgtcttctcccattcatttttattcttttatgtaATGTGACtaagataaaaatgtatttaataagaatgtatgtgtagaacctatataagattgcgcACTGtgtcagggagggaagaggagggaagggaacagaGGCGGGATGGAGGGGAACAAAATCTAAGAcagatggaagtgattatagaaaatagaaaacaaataaattaatttaaagaaataaagaaataaatgatttgcATAATCAAAAtaacacaaataatttttttttctcatcttgtcATTGGGCGGTTAGTCCATTTGTTATTTCACATCTAGTCTTGAATGTTTGGTGTAATTTGCAGCGTGAAAGACattaatttttatacattttagcTTGCATTCAAACCCACAAGCAGCAGGAAGCTAATGGACTTtctgagtaggagagtgacaggGACATGCACTTTCTacctcaaaatgttaaaaaaaaaaaaaaaggtgttccTGATATTCATATTATCAGAGTCAATTCTAGTAACTTTTGACTCATTTAGACCAATGAGTATCCACCACAATACAAATGGTGACatataaacccacaaaaatcacaagcaaaacatatatatatataaaggactTTTCATATATAGAGGAATTAGGTTCAACAACATTGGGAAAGAATTACAGTTTATCCTTTATTCCTTTAACGAAAGCTTTCTCTTCATTACCATTCTTAAAGCCTCTTTTATCTGCTTATTCCGTAGACTATATATAATAGGGTTCAGGGAGGGAGGTATTATGGAatagaatattgaaagaattataTCTTTAATGGACCCAGAATCTGAAGGTGGTTGTAAGTACACATAAGAGGATGAAATAAGGAATAAAGAAACCACAATGATGTGGGGGAGACAAGTAGAGAAGGATTTTCTTTGGTCTTCTTTCACCGGAAATTTGAGCACAGTGGAAAATATGCTAATGTAAGTGGCAGCTATGAAGACAAAGCAGCCACCTCCAATCACCAGACCAGCGGCAAGTAAGGATAACGTATTGCTGAATGTTTCTGAGCAAGAGATCTTGAGTAGAGAGGGGATATCACAGAAGAACTGGTGGATCACATTGGACTGGCAGAAAGACAACTGAAATGTGTAACCAGTATGGAGCCCTGCATAAATAAggccagtcaacaagcatgacAAAGACATCTGCATACATGCTCGGGGATTCATAATCACTGGATAGAGAAGTGGGTGGCATATGGCAACATAATGATCACGGGCCATGACAGTGAGCAAAGTAAGCTCAACATATGCCATGAAAATCACAAGGAATATCTGAGCTGCACATCCAGTAACTGAGATAGCTCTGTTGTTCACCAGGGAGTTAAAGGATGCCTGGGGAACAGTTATTGATATGAAGCAGGCGTCCACGATGGAAAGATTCctaaggaaaaagtacatgggggTGTGGAGTTTTCTGTCAAAGGTTGTGACAACGACAATAAGGAGATTCCCCATCAAGCCTGCTGAGTAAATGAGAAAGAACAGCAAAGAATATAAGATCTGCAGTTTCCGGCTGTCAGAAAATCTCATAAGGAGAAATTCATTAACAGTGGTGGTAAAGTTAGACATTTGCAGAATCCAAGGAGCCAAAGGGAAATGAAACGATGTATCAAGCAGTGATTATTAAGAAAACACTGTGTGTAAAGTTTAGAAGACattttttattcacttttatCATTACTGTATAACAAATGGTCCTTTTCATGTATTTCcctgactctgggaaagtcaggttgTTAGTCAAGGAAAAACTCTCTAAGAGTGATATTTATGTGAGAGGTGTTtaatgggtgatatcttttgatcagtgggtaaattagatttaagtgacaCAGAATCGCAAGAAAtggtcagcctcattctctcctcaagAGTCaacatagtccagtggcaggataggGTCAAGACAGCTgctgatggctcaggatgcactggatgaccttggtgtctttggtgtctaaccaagttcaatgtgtccaactgggGCTGATCATACCAGTGCCAGATCAGAATGCTGTACCATAATTGGTGCACAAATACTCTCTGTGAGCATTTGGGATGAATTCTCTAAATTTAGgcatcttctgtttcttttgagctcccagcgtatctgcacctgctgcttcatcatttgACGAGTGAGACAAGATTTTGAGATAAGTCAAATAGTGAAAATTTTAAGGAGatgtacattcattcattcagaaaacagaattttttgAGACAGAGTTGCATGAATTCATCAGCTTCACTATCTACTCCAGCGTCATCGCAGTCA
Proteins encoded:
- the LOC140508494 gene encoding olfactory receptor 14C36-like, whose protein sequence is MSNFTTTVNEFLLMRFSDSRKLQILYSLLFFLIYSAGLMGNLLIVVVTTFDRKLHTPMYFFLRNLSIVDACFISITVPQASFNSLVNNRAISVTGCAAQIFLVIFMAYVELTLLTVMARDHYVAICHPLLYPVIMNPRACMQMSLSCLLTGLIYAGLHTGYTFQLSFCQSNVIHQFFCDIPSLLKISCSETFSNTLSLLAAGLVIGGGCFVFIAATYISIFSTVLKFPVKEDQRKSFSTCLPHIIVVSLFLISSSYVYLQPPSDSGSIKDIILSIFYSIIPPSLNPIIYSLRNKQIKEALRMVMKRKLSLKE